A portion of the Streptomyces sp. NBC_00376 genome contains these proteins:
- the paaK gene encoding phenylacetate--CoA ligase PaaK, translating to MTSALDQAERLGRDELEALQLERLRATLHHAYENVGHYRAAFDRAGLRPDDCRTLADLARFPFTTKADLRDNYPFGMFAVPEEQVRRIHASSGTTGRPTVVGYTQRDLDTWADVVARSIRAAGGRPGQKVHVAYGYGLFTGGLGAHYGAERLGCTVIPASGGMTARQVQLIQDFRPEIIMVTPSYMLTLLDEFERQGVDPRSTSLKVGIFGAEPWTQEMRREIEERFAIDAVDIYGLSEVMGPGVAQECVETKDGLHIWEDHFYPEVVDPFTGEVLPEGEEGELVFTSLTKEAMPVIRYRTRDLTRLLPGTARVFRRMEKVTGRSDDLVILRGVNLFPTQIEEIVLRTPGVAPHFQLRLTREGRLDALTVRAEARAGTTPEQRTAAAASITAAVKDGIGVSVGVEIVDPETLERSVGKFRRIVDERDGRADAP from the coding sequence ATGACGTCTGCGCTGGACCAGGCGGAACGGCTGGGCCGGGACGAGCTGGAGGCGCTCCAGCTGGAGCGGCTGCGGGCCACGCTGCACCACGCGTACGAGAACGTCGGCCACTACCGGGCCGCGTTCGACCGGGCCGGGCTGCGCCCGGACGACTGCCGTACGCTCGCCGATCTCGCCCGCTTCCCCTTCACGACCAAGGCCGACCTGCGGGACAACTACCCCTTCGGCATGTTCGCCGTGCCCGAGGAGCAGGTGCGCCGGATCCACGCGTCCAGCGGGACGACGGGCCGTCCGACCGTCGTCGGTTACACCCAGCGGGACCTGGACACCTGGGCCGACGTCGTCGCCCGCTCCATCCGGGCGGCCGGCGGGCGCCCCGGGCAGAAGGTCCATGTGGCTTACGGATACGGGCTGTTCACCGGCGGGCTCGGCGCCCACTACGGGGCGGAGCGGCTCGGCTGCACGGTCATTCCCGCCTCGGGGGGCATGACCGCCCGCCAGGTCCAGCTGATCCAGGACTTCCGCCCCGAGATCATCATGGTGACCCCGTCGTACATGCTGACCCTCCTCGACGAGTTCGAACGGCAGGGTGTCGATCCGCGGTCGACCTCCCTGAAGGTCGGGATCTTCGGTGCCGAGCCGTGGACGCAGGAGATGCGGCGCGAGATCGAGGAGCGGTTCGCCATCGACGCCGTCGACATCTACGGGCTCTCGGAGGTGATGGGGCCCGGTGTGGCGCAGGAGTGTGTCGAGACGAAGGACGGGCTGCACATCTGGGAGGACCACTTCTATCCCGAGGTCGTCGACCCGTTCACCGGTGAGGTGCTGCCCGAGGGCGAGGAGGGCGAGCTGGTCTTCACCTCGCTCACCAAGGAGGCCATGCCGGTGATCCGCTACCGGACGCGGGACCTGACCCGGCTGCTGCCGGGCACGGCCCGGGTGTTCCGGCGGATGGAGAAGGTGACCGGGCGCAGCGACGATCTGGTGATCCTGCGCGGCGTGAACCTCTTCCCGACGCAGATCGAAGAGATCGTGCTGCGCACGCCGGGGGTGGCGCCGCACTTCCAGTTGCGGCTGACCCGGGAGGGCCGGCTCGACGCGCTGACCGTACGGGCCGAGGCACGGGCCGGAACCACCCCGGAGCAGCGGACGGCGGCCGCGGCGTCGATCACGGCCGCCGTCAAGGACGGGATCGGGGTGTCGGTCGGGGTGGAGATCGTCGATCCCGAGACGCTGGAGCGGTCGGTCGGCAAGTTCCGGCGGATCGTGGACGAGCGCGACGGGCGTGCGGACGCGCCCTGA
- a CDS encoding acyl-CoA synthetase: MTGVRSSTVDGVLARSARRTPERTALRYADRSWTYAELDTAVSTAAAVLAGEHGLRPGDRVACYAHNSDAYLIGYLGCARAGLVHVPVNQNLTGDDLTYILEQSGSALVLTDPDLADRIPAAFPVRPLRDAPDSLLAASATPRPFVPEREPAATDLVQLLYTSGTTAQPKGAMMTHGALVHEYVSAITALDLRAADRPVHSLPLYHSAQMHVFLLPYLAVGAQNTILDAPDADRIFDLVETGQADSVFAPPTVWIGISRHPGFATRELGGLRKAYYGASIMPVPVLERLRERLPALAFYNCFGQSEIGPLAAVLGPDEHEGRMDSCGRPVLFVEARVVDEDGKEVPDGTAGEVVYRSPQLCEGYWDKPEETAEAFRDGWFHSGDLAVRDAEGFLTVVDRVKDVINSGGVLVASRQVEDALYAHPAVAEAAVVGLPDERWIEAVTAFVVLRGDATAAELIDHARERLAHFKAPKKVLFVDELPRNASGKILKRELRDRFA, from the coding sequence ATGACAGGTGTACGGAGCAGCACAGTCGACGGAGTCCTGGCACGGAGCGCCCGGCGCACCCCGGAGCGCACCGCCCTGCGGTACGCGGACAGGTCATGGACGTACGCGGAGCTCGACACGGCCGTCAGCACCGCCGCCGCCGTCCTCGCCGGCGAGCACGGACTGCGCCCCGGTGACCGGGTCGCCTGCTACGCGCACAACTCCGACGCGTATCTGATCGGCTATCTCGGCTGCGCCCGCGCGGGCCTGGTCCACGTACCGGTCAACCAGAACCTCACCGGCGACGACCTCACGTACATCCTCGAACAGTCCGGCAGCGCCCTCGTCCTCACCGACCCGGACCTCGCCGACCGGATTCCGGCCGCGTTCCCCGTACGCCCGCTGCGCGACGCACCGGACTCCCTGCTGGCGGCTTCCGCCACCCCGCGCCCCTTCGTCCCGGAACGCGAACCGGCCGCGACAGACCTCGTCCAGCTGCTCTACACCTCGGGCACCACCGCGCAGCCCAAGGGCGCGATGATGACCCACGGGGCGCTCGTGCACGAGTACGTCAGCGCCATCACGGCGCTCGACCTGCGCGCCGCCGACCGGCCCGTCCACTCGCTGCCGCTTTACCACTCCGCGCAGATGCATGTCTTCCTGCTGCCCTACCTCGCGGTCGGGGCGCAGAACACCATCCTCGACGCACCCGACGCCGACCGGATCTTCGACCTCGTGGAGACGGGGCAGGCCGACAGCGTCTTCGCCCCGCCGACCGTCTGGATCGGCATCTCCCGGCACCCCGGCTTCGCCACCCGCGAACTCGGCGGCCTGCGCAAGGCGTACTACGGCGCTTCGATCATGCCCGTGCCCGTACTGGAACGGCTCCGCGAACGGCTGCCCGCGCTCGCCTTCTACAACTGCTTCGGGCAGAGCGAGATCGGCCCGCTCGCCGCCGTCCTCGGACCGGACGAGCACGAGGGCCGGATGGACTCCTGCGGCAGGCCCGTCCTCTTCGTCGAGGCCCGGGTCGTCGACGAGGACGGCAAGGAGGTCCCCGACGGCACGGCCGGCGAAGTGGTCTACCGGTCACCCCAGTTGTGCGAGGGCTACTGGGACAAGCCCGAGGAGACCGCCGAAGCCTTCCGCGACGGCTGGTTCCACTCCGGCGACCTCGCGGTGCGCGACGCCGAGGGCTTCCTCACCGTCGTCGACCGGGTGAAGGACGTCATCAACTCCGGCGGCGTCCTCGTCGCCTCCCGGCAGGTCGAGGACGCCCTCTACGCCCATCCCGCCGTCGCCGAGGCCGCGGTCGTCGGACTGCCCGACGAGCGCTGGATCGAGGCCGTCACCGCCTTCGTGGTACTGCGCGGCGACGCGACGGCGGCCGAACTCATCGACCACGCCCGCGAGCGGCTCGCCCACTTCAAGGCTCCGAAGAAGGTCCTCTTCGTGGACGAACTGCCGCGCAACGCCAGCGGGAAGATCCTCAAGCGGGAGCTGCGCGACCGGTTCGCGTAG
- a CDS encoding penicillin acylase family protein, whose product MPLRNRLRLLAISGLALFTVSASLPPAAADGPRSHRPSGGGLSATIRYTEYGIPHIVAKDYANLGFGNGWAQAADQVCTLADGFVTLRGERSRYFGPDAAPDGSLSAATKNLSSDLYFRRIREARTLEKLLKQPAPAGQSHDVRELERGWAAGYNAWLAQNRIDDPACRGADWVRPVTTLDVVARGYALSVLGGQGRGIDGITGAQPPTGAAGTPEVPSPGDAADAARRLLSTQNADMGSNAVAFRGDTTANGRGLLLGNPHYPWQGGRRFWQSQQTIPGELDVAGGSLLGAPIVSIGHNENIAWSHTVATGVPVSLHQLTLDPADPTVYLVDGRPERMTKRTVSVAVKGGGAVTRTQWSTRYGPVITSLGAGLPLPWTTTTAYALNDPNAVNLRFSDAGLGFSRARSTADIGAALRRTQGLPWVNTIAADSSGHSFFSQSQVLPRITDELAGRCSTALGRATYPASGLAVLDGSRSDCALGSDPDAVQPGIFGPGRMPTVKDAPYVENSNDSAWLTNADAPLAGYERVFGTVGTPRSMRTRGAIEDVSAMAAKGRLTVADLQGQQFANRAPAGDLTASDLAAACAALPGGRAVGSDGTAVDVSAACEVLRRWDRKTDTGSRGALLFDRFWRRATAAVPQGELWKVPFSPADPVGTPNTLNTSAPGVARALADTVAELRAAGITLDAPLGRHQWVERNGKRIPIGGGTESLGVWNKTEPVWDAAAGGYQEVSAGSSYIQAVGWDGGKCPVARTLLTYSQSSAPGSAHYSDQTELYSGERWVTSRFCEKDILRSPALRVVRVHERR is encoded by the coding sequence TTGCCGCTCCGCAACCGTCTGAGACTTCTTGCGATATCCGGCCTCGCGCTGTTCACAGTTTCGGCGTCGTTGCCGCCCGCCGCGGCCGACGGCCCGCGCTCCCACCGTCCGTCGGGCGGCGGGCTGTCCGCCACGATCCGGTACACCGAGTACGGCATCCCGCACATCGTGGCGAAGGACTACGCGAACCTGGGCTTCGGCAACGGCTGGGCCCAGGCCGCCGACCAGGTGTGCACCCTCGCCGACGGCTTCGTGACGCTGCGCGGCGAACGGTCCCGGTACTTCGGTCCCGACGCGGCTCCGGACGGATCGCTGTCCGCCGCGACGAAGAACCTCTCCAGCGATCTGTACTTCCGCCGGATCCGCGAGGCCCGCACCCTGGAGAAGCTGCTGAAGCAGCCGGCGCCGGCGGGTCAGAGCCATGATGTCAGGGAACTGGAGCGCGGCTGGGCGGCCGGTTACAACGCCTGGCTGGCACAGAACCGGATCGACGACCCGGCCTGCAGGGGCGCCGACTGGGTGCGGCCGGTGACGACGCTGGACGTGGTGGCGCGCGGCTACGCGCTCTCGGTGCTCGGCGGTCAGGGGCGCGGCATCGACGGCATCACGGGCGCTCAGCCGCCGACCGGGGCGGCGGGGACTCCCGAGGTCCCGTCGCCGGGCGACGCGGCGGACGCGGCCCGGCGGCTGCTGTCGACGCAGAACGCGGACATGGGCTCCAACGCGGTGGCGTTCCGCGGCGACACGACGGCGAACGGGCGGGGCCTGCTGCTGGGCAATCCGCACTACCCGTGGCAGGGCGGGCGGCGGTTCTGGCAGTCCCAGCAGACGATTCCCGGCGAGCTGGACGTGGCGGGCGGCTCGCTGCTCGGCGCGCCGATCGTCTCGATCGGGCACAACGAGAACATCGCGTGGAGCCACACCGTCGCCACCGGCGTCCCGGTCAGCCTCCATCAGCTCACCCTCGATCCGGCCGATCCGACCGTGTATCTGGTGGACGGCAGACCCGAGCGGATGACGAAGCGTACGGTCTCGGTCGCGGTGAAGGGCGGCGGTGCGGTGACCCGCACGCAGTGGTCGACCCGGTACGGGCCGGTCATCACCTCGCTCGGTGCCGGGCTGCCGCTGCCCTGGACCACGACGACCGCGTACGCGCTCAATGACCCCAACGCGGTGAATCTGCGCTTCTCGGACGCCGGTCTCGGTTTCAGCCGGGCGCGCAGCACCGCTGACATCGGGGCGGCGCTGCGTCGTACCCAGGGGCTGCCGTGGGTGAACACCATCGCCGCCGATTCGTCCGGGCATTCGTTCTTCTCGCAGTCGCAGGTGCTGCCGAGGATCACGGACGAGCTCGCGGGGCGGTGTTCCACGGCGCTGGGCAGGGCGACGTATCCGGCCTCCGGGCTGGCGGTGCTGGACGGCTCCAGGAGCGACTGCGCGCTCGGTTCGGACCCGGACGCCGTGCAGCCGGGGATCTTCGGGCCGGGCCGGATGCCCACCGTGAAGGACGCCCCGTACGTGGAGAACTCCAACGACAGCGCCTGGCTGACCAACGCGGACGCGCCGCTGGCCGGGTACGAGCGGGTGTTCGGCACCGTCGGCACGCCCCGCTCGATGCGGACCCGGGGCGCGATCGAGGATGTCTCGGCGATGGCGGCGAAGGGCCGGCTGACGGTGGCCGATCTCCAGGGCCAGCAGTTCGCCAACCGTGCGCCGGCCGGTGATCTGACCGCCTCGGACCTGGCGGCGGCCTGCGCGGCGCTGCCCGGCGGCCGTGCGGTCGGCAGCGACGGCACGGCGGTCGATGTGTCGGCGGCGTGCGAGGTACTGCGGCGCTGGGACCGGAAGACCGACACCGGCAGCCGGGGCGCGCTGCTCTTCGACCGGTTCTGGCGCAGGGCGACGGCCGCGGTCCCGCAGGGCGAGCTGTGGAAGGTGCCCTTCTCCCCCGCCGATCCGGTCGGTACGCCGAACACGCTGAACACCTCGGCACCCGGCGTCGCCAGGGCTCTCGCCGACACGGTGGCCGAACTGCGGGCCGCCGGGATCACGCTGGACGCCCCGCTGGGCCGGCACCAGTGGGTGGAACGGAACGGGAAGCGCATCCCCATCGGCGGCGGTACGGAATCGCTCGGCGTCTGGAACAAGACGGAGCCGGTGTGGGACGCGGCGGCCGGCGGCTACCAGGAGGTGTCTGCCGGTTCCAGCTACATCCAGGCGGTCGGCTGGGACGGCGGCAAGTGCCCGGTGGCACGCACCCTGCTCACGTACTCGCAGTCCTCCGCCCCGGGCTCGGCGCACTACAGCGACCAGACCGAGCTGTACTCGGGTGAGCGGTGGGTGACGTCCCGGTTCTGTGAGAAGGACATCCTGCGCTCGCCGGCGCTGCGGGTCGTTCGGGTCCACGAACGCCGGTAG
- a CDS encoding alpha/beta fold hydrolase encodes MPIFHAYDGTELAYRLLGKGAPLICLPGGPMRAGAYLGDLGGLCARRRLVVPDLRGTGDSAVPDDPSAYRCDRLVDDVEALREHLGEERVDLLAHSASANLAALYAARYPERIRTLTLVTPGTRAVGIDVTEQDWREASELRRHEPWFTQARAALDDFLAGRASDRVRAAVAPFAYGRWDDAARAHAVEAAAQTNSEAGSVYYEDGVFDPPTTNAALAAVTAPVLVLAGEYDAGPTPDRAAELVALFPDAEFVVQRGAAHFPWLDDPGAFVRTVEAFLDPEVQSVHAGGTRLAHRVWGDPAAPPVVLAHGRCDNSGTWTEVAERLAPEHRVYAFDFRGHGLSDWPGRYSFELFRDDLHAFLEARNLAGATVIGHSMGAAAACLLAEREPGLIGRLVLEEMPPPFPLDPPRPLAERPDGELDFDWTLVPSTDAQLNEPDPAWAERLGGITAPTLVIGGGPTSQIAQERLSWLAGRIPDGRFVTIDAGHHVHTDRPEEFLSALRAFGLS; translated from the coding sequence ATGCCGATCTTCCACGCATACGACGGGACCGAACTCGCCTACCGCCTTCTCGGGAAGGGCGCACCGCTGATCTGCCTGCCCGGCGGGCCGATGCGGGCCGGTGCGTACCTCGGGGACCTCGGCGGCCTCTGTGCCCGCCGCCGGCTCGTGGTGCCCGATCTGCGCGGCACCGGGGACTCCGCGGTGCCGGACGACCCGTCGGCCTACCGCTGCGACCGGCTGGTCGACGACGTCGAGGCGCTGCGCGAACACCTCGGCGAGGAACGCGTCGACCTGCTCGCCCACTCCGCCTCCGCCAACCTGGCCGCGCTGTACGCCGCCAGGTACCCGGAGCGGATCCGTACGCTCACGCTCGTCACCCCCGGCACCCGGGCGGTCGGCATCGACGTCACCGAACAGGACTGGCGCGAGGCGAGTGAACTGCGGCGCCACGAACCGTGGTTCACGCAGGCGCGGGCCGCGCTGGACGACTTCCTCGCCGGCCGCGCCTCGGACCGGGTCCGGGCCGCGGTCGCGCCGTTCGCCTACGGGCGCTGGGACGATGCCGCCCGCGCCCATGCCGTCGAGGCGGCCGCACAGACCAACTCCGAGGCGGGTTCGGTCTATTACGAGGACGGCGTCTTCGATCCGCCCACCACGAACGCCGCGCTGGCGGCGGTCACCGCACCGGTGCTCGTCCTCGCGGGGGAGTACGACGCGGGCCCGACCCCGGACCGCGCCGCCGAACTGGTCGCGCTCTTCCCCGACGCCGAGTTCGTCGTGCAGCGCGGCGCCGCGCACTTCCCCTGGCTGGACGACCCGGGCGCCTTCGTCCGTACGGTGGAGGCCTTTCTCGACCCGGAGGTGCAGAGCGTGCACGCCGGTGGCACCCGGCTCGCCCACCGGGTGTGGGGAGACCCGGCGGCGCCACCCGTCGTGCTCGCCCACGGCCGCTGCGACAACAGCGGGACCTGGACAGAGGTCGCCGAACGCCTCGCCCCCGAACACCGGGTGTACGCCTTCGACTTCCGTGGTCACGGACTCAGCGACTGGCCCGGCCGCTACTCCTTCGAGCTGTTCCGGGACGATCTGCACGCCTTCCTGGAGGCACGCAATCTGGCGGGGGCCACGGTGATCGGCCACTCCATGGGCGCCGCTGCCGCCTGTCTGCTCGCCGAGCGGGAACCCGGGCTGATCGGCCGGCTCGTCCTGGAGGAGATGCCGCCGCCGTTCCCGCTCGATCCGCCCCGCCCCCTCGCCGAACGGCCCGACGGGGAACTCGACTTCGACTGGACCTTGGTGCCGTCGACCGATGCCCAGCTGAACGAGCCCGATCCCGCCTGGGCGGAACGGCTCGGCGGGATCACCGCCCCCACCCTCGTCATCGGCGGCGGCCCCACCAGCCAGATCGCCCAGGAAAGGCTGAGCTGGCTGGCGGGGCGGATACCGGACGGCCGGTTCGTCACCATCGACGCCGGACACCACGTCCATACCGACCGGCCGGAAGAATTCCTCTCGGCGCTACGGGCGTTCGGCCTGTCCTGA